The following DNA comes from Cucumis sativus cultivar 9930 chromosome 7, Cucumber_9930_V3, whole genome shotgun sequence.
GTAGTGGTAGCACAGGTCGAACACAAACCAAAAGATTTCTCAATTTAGGGTGCTTAGGTAACCAAAGGGGAGGAGGGAGAGGGGGGGCTTGGTATTGGAGTTTGTGATGCACAcaaataaattgcaaaaagttTAAAGGAGAAATTGAATTCAAGTGATCAAACTATCCATAGTTATTCATAGTTTATACTgttgatttcattttccaattttgcaACTTAGATCATTAATCCATCGATAAGTTATGTATCATCTAACCTTTAGCCAACTCTTCTGGAAAAGCTGAGAGTTCAAATTGTctaaataactaatttaattagatgaaAAGCATCAGAATTATACAGGATTAACCATGTTAAAATTAAGGAATTGTTAAGATGACTTACTATTAGGAAAAAGCCTAATTAGTTATTTAATATCGTTCTTCCCTAGATTAATTATCAATGTTTGTTGGTACTCACCACTTACAAGATAATTCATCCTACTGCTACTATAGATTAACATGTAATTATATGTTACGTAttccaatttaaattatagtaTGTTCTTAAGtagaaatataatcaaatattattcataATCTAAGAAAGAATCGAAAGATAATACAAAAGTTTAagataaaatgatttaaacCTTCACAAGTATGCAAAATGAGGAAAACTATTCTATACCTAAGTTAAAACAAGCATCTTAGCTCCTCATCCATTTACTAATTAAAAGAGAATGAGTTTGAATctagtaataaaagaaaaattggaagaaaaagaaaagaaccaacTTTTCCTACCCTAGACAACCaaagataatatttataataagatCAAAGCATTGTGGATGTGCTCGTGTGACAGATCTTCGAAGCGAATGTTTCACTAGAGCACAGCAACGTTACGTAGATTGTAGGAAACACAAGGTTTTCTACCTTGAGGCTTTTCTGCTTTATAGTGTCGAGTGTGGCACGTAGTTGAGAGTCGGTATGTTCTCCTCAAGGAAAAATTTGTGATTATGGTTAATACAATTAAGCTCCATTTTTACTCTATTTCATCAATAATGCCTCGTTCTACTTCTTAGGCGCTCGAAACATACAAACTAATCAAATAAGCACATAAAATctaagaataattttgaattaagtgGAACGAGATAAAACATTTTGAGTGTTGTCACCAATAAAGAAAGTTTGGCTAATCTTGAAGGATCAACCGAACATAAAGAAAGTCAATCCTTGAAAAGTTGATTGTTTGGTCAACCCCCTAAGAGGTCGGTACAACTAAGGAAACATCTAACCCATTTTTGGGATTGTCTAGCCATAGACGATTGATCAATATAAAGGCTCAAATCAATGGTATGAAACTAATTGAATGAACCACAAGTGAACTTATGACTGAAAGGTTCGAGGAAGAATTTAATGAGGAACAATTCTCCTAGGTGAATTCAAGAGTTTACTTTTATTCAAAAAGAATTGTTTGAGTTCCCAACATTTTATGTATACAAGGAAGCACAccaatgaaatatatatatatatatttactttttaaaccattttgtaaatttaattctaaCTTGGGCattgaagtttttgtttaactTTGTAAGtcaatattacaatttttcttcgAATTAAAACAAGtcaatattacaattttacaTCGAATTAAAACAAATCTAGTGTTGATCCATTATAGTTgttttaagtaaaaatatagtacaaattgaaaatttgtggaCATACTTGCAACTACGAACATTTTGAATTGGTAAAACTTAAGCAACCCGATCGATATAATTTGATTCCACAGAACATGGGTCGTGTTGTCTCCTTTGGCTTGTATGCACGATGGGCAAATGGGATCGATATAATTTGATTCCACAGAACATGGGTCGTGTTGTCTCCTTTGGCTTGTATGCACGATGGGCGAATGAGATGGCTCACTGCCTATTTAGGGTTGCGATGTCATTTGGTGATGGggttctttttatctttttgttcttGACACTTCTTCTTGCGCCAAAGAAGTGTTGAGGTCTCATAGTATTGTTCTTTTGTCCTTATTGAGGATGCTCCTGGTTAgtttctttaataattttctttctttaaaaataatttagactAAATCAAGATCATTTATCTTCTAGATAAAAGTTACTTCTTTTGACCTCGATTTTCATTAGTTCGTTGCACATAATTCCAAGtctttttagaaatatattaacTCCTTCTCTCTACTCTCACTCACCTCATGCCTTCAAATCTCTTTCCACAACTCCAACTTTAATCCACTAACTATATCACTGAGCCATTAAGCCTCATCCTTCCTAAATAGGAATCACTATCCTAAATAAGTGTCAATaacataaattctttttaaaaaatcaattcaaaatacttgcaaaataaatttgcaCTAGTTTTCAACATGTTGGCGGCAAGATACTCAtgccaacaaaaaaaaaaaaaaaaaaaaaaaagaagatatagcaaaattttcatttcaaaccAGCTAATTTAcggtttaatatttaaactcatACAGAAGTGATAATAGGAGCGATCTTGAAGACTCAGGTTGTGAAGAAACTATTTAAGGAGGTTGAACAATGTGGCTGATTGACTGATagtttattcaaattttacacaACTCCAATTTTcattgtataaaatataacctatatcaattttaaaacaaaataaaattactttcaAAGATGCATCcaatgaagatttttttttaaactgaGGTTAGAAATCAATCTACTACTTACCCAAGCATTGGAACCAATCAAATATCTTTAGCAATAAGAATCCACCCGACTATATCCAGCATCCTTTTGAACATTGTTCTTCTCCATCATTGTTCTCATTTCAGCAGCATCATCCCAGCGTCCCACATCGGCATACATATTATGTAGCAGCACATATGGAGCTGAGCTTTCAGGTTGGAGCTTCATTAACGCTTCAGCCGCTGCTCGAGCCATCTCAACATTGTTATGCACCTTACAAGCACCCAGTAATGCACCCCACACTGCTTTATCCGGTTCACATGGCATACTATTAATCAAACTCATTGCTTCTTCAAGTTGTCCATGTCGACCGATGATGTCGACAAGGGCTGCATAGTGTTCGACTTGTGGCTTGATCCCATGCGTGTTAACCATGGAGTTGAATTCTCTCCTGCCTTCCTCAATCAATCCAGCATGAGCACAAGCATTCAGAACAGAAATGAATGTGATATAAGAAGGCTGCACATTACATTGtttcatcaaatcaaatagttGAAGAGCCTCTGTTGCAAAGCCATGATAGGCATACCCGCCAATCATCGCATTCCAAGAAATGACATCTCTCTGAAGATTCATTTCATCAAAAACCATCCTTGCCTCAACGATTGCTCCACATCTTGAGTACATTGTAACAAGAGAGTTGTTTATGGGTAAATCTGCAATAAAAGCTTTTGTAACTAGTTGATGAATCTGAGTTCCTAAAACCAGATCTACCAACCCAGCACAAGCACTTAGAATTGATGATAAAGTGTGCCTATCTGGTTTTTTACCTTCAAGTTGCATCTGCAAAAAGATGTTCATTGCTCCTTTATagtcttcatttttctcatagCCAGATATCATGGAATTCCATGAGACAAGGCTTTTCTCTGGTATCCTTTTAAACAAGTCATGAGCCAGTTTCAAACTACCTATCTCAGAAAACCCAGATATCATCATATTCCAAGAAAGGGTATCGGGCTCTGGCATTCTACTGAAAAGATTTGAGGCCTCTTTCATATCCAAGATCTGGACATAGCCACTGATCATAGTGTTCCATGAAAAAGTATCTCGCTCAACCATTTTATCGAATAGTTCTCGAGCAGAGACTATGTCACCAGCTCTCACATAGCACATTATCATAGAGTTCCATGAAATCACATTCCTCCTAGAGTAGCCACAGTCACAACACAAAGGGATGCGATCAAACAGTTTCCGGGCTTCATAGGCCATTCCTTTCTGGCCATATCCAGCAATCAAAGTATTATAAGCATCAACAAGATCTCCTTTACCAACATTCCCACCATATTGAAGCAGAATCCTTTCAGCTTCAACCAACTTGTCATTCTGAATCAGACCAGAAATCAATGCCCTAAGAGAAGCAGAGTCTCGTTTCGGCATCAACTTAAAGAACTCGATAGCTTTTTCCACATGACCATTCATTAAATAACCAGAAACCATGGCATTCCATGAGACAACATTACGCTCAGGCATTTCATTAAAAAGCTCTTCTGCTTTATCCATCATCCCACTCTTAGCATACCCACTCAACATTGTGTTCCATGAAACACAATCAGTTTCTGGCATTTGATCGAACATATTCCGTGCCCTCTCAACGAACTTTCCACCACAAGATATATAACCTGATAACATTAAATTCCACGATACAATGTCTCTGTTTGGCATTTCCTCGAACAACTGGCGTGCTTTCAAcatctctcttcttttcacaTACGCAGTGATCATCCTATTCCATGTGATCGTATTCCAATGCTCAGTGCTATCAAACAATTCCCTTGCTTCATTTATTCGGCCTGTTCGAATCaaataagatattttcttGTTCAGAGAATAGAATTCCGGAACCTGAAAACTGTTGGCTTTCGAAGAAGAGAAACAAGTCTGTTTGAACTGAAAAACAATGTTGAATAGAACTGGACGACGATGAAACTGCAGCTGAGCATTGAAGACTGTTAAAGCAGCTGCGTGAAAGGTCTTCGTAGACCAAATTCTCCGGCAAACCATCACCAAATTGGACATGAAATGTACTAATTGATCGTTTATTTGGCatttggagaagaaagaaaatggggaattgccaaaaaaaaaaaaaaaaaaaagccaaaaacggggtagaaaaagagttttatgATTGATGGTAAAAAAGCTGACCTTTAGGATAAATTTGGGGttaaatgacgaaaatacccttatttaattttactcaGTGTAGTtcatctcgcaaacatctcgcatgttcttaaattcaaatgtttaatctgaaatgaaataaaattcaaatgttaaaagttaccataaatcaattcatttcaaatcaaacatttgaatttaagaacATACGAGATGTCtgcgagataaaataacaataacaataacttGCTAACATCCTTTGAAACATCTCtaaaaaaaaccttaaatcaacttgaaacaattaaaaattatatttcatttatacatttaagatgcaaatatatacatataacacaacacgattcagattaaaaaaaaaaaaaacacagtGTGTGAGATATTCGTCGGAGTAGATGATGAACGACAACGGACTAAAGCGGAAAGTTGACAAACTTTTGAGAGAGGAGAATAAGtgcaaatgagtttttttttttttacttacttACTATACATTGAAGAGAGAGGTTGTAAGAGAAGAACaaatatgaactaaaattaaataagagtATTTTCGttatttcaattcaaatttgtcataaatctcaactttttgtACCATCTTTCCTAAAAATCTTTTTCTACCTAACTTTCggactattttattttttttttaatttaatttaatttaattttattttttgacaaTTCCCCAACTCTTTCGTTGAGAGTAAGCGGTGGGAGTAAGTTGGGTGGGCAAGagagttaatttttatatgagGCGGCAATCAGAGCACCGATGAACACGCAAATTCGAAAAATGGAGGGAAGACGAAGACCTTAAGCAAGAGTAGTGTAGTGTAGTGTAGTTAGCCATGGCGAATCTCTCCGCTCTGGTTCACGAGCTTCGAGAACGTATAGCAGCTTCCTCATCCACTCCTAATCGCGCAGATGACTTCGGTCTCGAAGTCCGATTTCGCGCCTTCCTTCCCAATCTTCTTCACGATCACGTCGTTCCATCTTCCTCAGGTTCCATTTCTCATTTGCCCTACCTTTTTAGGCTTCTtccttatttttcaaatacttaTCCTTTCTTTCTGATTTTGAATCGCATGAAAGCATCCGGTTTAACTAAATTGAATGGATGTGTTTTTCGTTTATGGAATTTTGTTTGTTACTAACTTCACATTTAGTTGGAGAATTGGAAAACTGTACTCGCttttatatactatataatGTTGTGGTTTCTCTGGATTATGTTAATCTGAATTCCATTTCTGTTTCTTCCAGTAAATGAGAGAGAAGTAGTTGCTGTATTGAAGCTCATCTCGATCACTGCCAGGAACTTTCCTGGCGTTTTTTACCATGGAAAGGCTAGCGCCATTTTGCCTGTGATTGCTCGGATATTGCCTTTTTTTGCGGAGACTACTATCCAGTCAGTAATATGTTTCTTCGTTCGTTCTttaactttcattttattatagtCTCGGGAGTTCcgttaaatgaaaattatagcGATCATTTTAACGACGTTCCTCAATCTCAAcgtgtcaattttttttacaatgcTTAATTTGATAGAAATTTGTATGAACAATAAGCTGGATTTCATGTTTATCACTTTCCCTGTTTGTTTCCCAATCTTAACAGAAATTAATCTTTTAACTTCAGGGCACAACATGGAGTCATTTTTGAAACCGTTGGTTCCCTTTTATCCTTGCTTCGTACTGGAGCACGGGATGCGTACCGTCAATTTTTTCTCGATGCCATGTCAGTTGTTGAAGGTAACCAGGAATTTCATGTCACTTGTATCAAAAACATTTTCCTGTATAAACTTGACCTACTTTTTGTATTAGTTTGTTGTACTCTGCCTCTGCCATTGGTCGAATTACATGAAAGGTGCTACATTTCGATATTTGAAAACTATGGCCAGGGTCTCGGATTTAGTGACAGGTTGATTGCTGCTTTGCCTCAAGCTGTCATATCTCACATTGCTCATGAAATGCAGGAACTGTgatttaacaatttcaaaagtgTTGGTAAACTCTCAGTCTCACAGATGCATAGTTATATGCGATAGTTGATTTAAACGCTTCTACAATGTTGAGGTCCTTCATTTATAGGAGCCTTAGCTCCACAActccatttttcttgaaacatggaaaagaaaaaaagttttagagTGAAGATTGGCAGTGTATTTTTCACTGCATTGGGTCCTTAACTTTTGGATTATGGTGGGGGTTGGGGGAGGGTCTTGACTATCTTTTTTTCACTGGTTTCTCtggtttgaatttgaatctttgttctttttacaCTTTATCTTTGTACACAGGGACATTGACTTCTGcgatttcatttttccttaaaattttaatggcATGTGTAAcaccttttatttattattcaaggGCGCTCACATTTCATCTGTTTAGTGCAGATATTTTATACACTGCATCACTTGGCACTGATACTTCAAGCTTTGTGGAGTCCACAAGTATCAATTTGAGTTGTTTCTGTGAATCTTTAAAAGGAATCTTTGAGGATCCCGATCATCTTGGGGATCTTCCAGAAGTCAACAGACCAACTAATGGCTCTGGTATTTTGATAAATCTAACGGGGAAAAAGAGGTGGCGGCCTTTTGCAACTTGGATTATTAAGCTTCTTGGTAGATGCTTGGCTGAGGGAACTGTATATGTTGAAGGACTTATCAGTATGTCAGATGTTTCAGCAGCATGTTCATTATTATGTTATGGGGATGCTGATTTGCAAATGGTAAGTGGATAATGTAATGGTTGcaattggaagtagaaatgTCAAATGTTTAGCATTTTGAACTCTATGACGTTTTTGATAGAAATTCCTTGCCCAAATGGTTTCCTTTATTCATGATGATTATATTCTGACAGTCGTCTCACATTTAACATTTTGGAAGGCATGTTTTGACTTTGCACGTATTGTTGGCTTGGTGATAGACGACATCGTTCCTTATCAGCCTTTAATCCAGTCAATATCTACTATATTAAGTGAAGACAAACAGGGGCTTCCTGTATTTAGGTATGTGTTTAATTAAAGAGAGGAAGTTGACAGTATGTTGGTTGGAAACGAGAAATATATCTTGCCCATATTCTTTGTCCGTTCCTCTAGGTTTTTCTCGGAGttcctttattttctctttctattcCTTTTAGTTTGGTCCTTGGTGAGGTTTCATGTTTCTCTCTAGCCCACAGCTTTGTCGAGTTATTGTAAATACTCTTTTGGCAGCATTTTACTTTGGTGgaacctttttctttattgggGATTCAGTGAACTTGGTTTCTTTGAATGCCCTTgcacattttcatttattctaaataaaaggCAGCTATCtctaaaaaagatataattttcTAAGCTTGTAGGGGACTTAGTGGGTTGTGGCATGATGGTTAAAAGGAGTTGAAAGTTGTGATGTAGACTTGAGGTCTTGAGTCCAACCACTTGCTTAAGATAATGCATCATTTTTCAACATTCGGTGCTCTTGGGTTGAGCAATTGTCCCTCGATAAACTTGATTAAGTTTGCTTCACATGATAAGTAAAATCAATCTCACTCTGTTAGTTTCTGTCATCTATGAATTA
Coding sequences within:
- the LOC101207182 gene encoding pentatricopeptide repeat-containing protein At1g62260, mitochondrial, giving the protein MSNLVMVCRRIWSTKTFHAAALTVFNAQLQFHRRPVLFNIVFQFKQTCFSSSKANSFQVPEFYSLNKKISYLIRTGRINEARELFDSTEHWNTITWNRMITAYVKRREMLKARQLFEEMPNRDIVSWNLMLSGYISCGGKFVERARNMFDQMPETDCVSWNTMLSGYAKSGMMDKAEELFNEMPERNVVSWNAMVSGYLMNGHVEKAIEFFKLMPKRDSASLRALISGLIQNDKLVEAERILLQYGGNVGKGDLVDAYNTLIAGYGQKGMAYEARKLFDRIPLCCDCGYSRRNVISWNSMIMCYVRAGDIVSARELFDKMVERDTFSWNTMISGYVQILDMKEASNLFSRMPEPDTLSWNMMISGFSEIGSLKLAHDLFKRIPEKSLVSWNSMISGYEKNEDYKGAMNIFLQMQLEGKKPDRHTLSSILSACAGLVDLVLGTQIHQLVTKAFIADLPINNSLVTMYSRCGAIVEARMVFDEMNLQRDVISWNAMIGGYAYHGFATEALQLFDLMKQCNVQPSYITFISVLNACAHAGLIEEGRREFNSMVNTHGIKPQVEHYAALVDIIGRHGQLEEAMSLINSMPCEPDKAVWGALLGACKVHNNVEMARAAAEALMKLQPESSAPYVLLHNMYADVGRWDDAAEMRTMMEKNNVQKDAGYSRVDSYC